A region of the Roseiflexus sp. RS-1 genome:
CGTTCTGCGCCAGGTTCACGAGATCGCCGCGGAGTGTTGGGTAGCCGTGTCCTTCAACGCGACCAAGCCGAACAGTTATCTGGGCCCTCAAACCCGCATATGCTAGCAAGGCTGGCGCCGTTTTCCTCAGGAGGTTCTGTGTATGGCTTCCCGTGAGTCGCTCTTTATCGGCATTGATGTCTCCAAACAGACGCTGGATGTGGCGTTTGGCGCCGACCCGCACGCGCCACGCGAGACGATACCGTATACCAACGAAGGTGTCCAGCTCCTGGTCACGCGACTCCAGCGCCTGCAGCCGACCCTGATTGTGCTGGAGGCGACCGGCGGGCTGGAGCGCATGGTGTTCGCCCAACTGCTCCAGGCTGGCGTGCCGACGGCGCGGGTGCAGCCACGCCGCGTGCGCGCCCTGGCGCACGCGGAAGGACGCCAGGCGAAGACCGACCGCCTGGATGCCCGGTTGCTCGCCCGCTTTGCCGAACGGGTGCGCCCGCCGCACCACCAAGCGACGGACGAGCAGCGCGCATCCTTGCGCGACCTGCTGGTCCGGCGGGAGCAGGTGATTCAGATGCGGACGGCTGAGATCAATCGGTTGACGGCTGCCGCGCCGAACCTCCGCCCGGGCATCCAGCAGCATATTGATTGGCTGGATCAGGAGATCCGTGCGCTTGAGCAGGAACGCGACAACGAGGCGGAGCGCACCGACGAGGTGCGCCGGAAACGGGAGCTGCGCGACAGCGTGCCCGGCATCGGCGCGATCACCGCACTGAACCTGCTGCTCCGCCTGCCCGAACTGGGGACCATCAATCGCAAGGAAGCGGCGGCCTTTGTGGGCGTTGCGCCGTATGCCAATCAGAGCGGCGCACAGCACAAACCCCGGCATATCTCCGGCGGCAGGAGGGATGTGCGCAGCGTGTTGTACATGGCGACCCTGGCGGCCACGCGGCGCCGTCTGGTCAGGCGCGCCTTCGATCAGCGCCTGTGTCAAGCTGGCAAGCCGCGCAAGGTCGCCATCGTCGCTGCGATGCGCAAGCTGCTGACTATTCTCGGCGCAATATTGCGTCAGCAAAAGCCCTGGGATCCGGCTGTGCATACGAGCGCCCCTTGACAAGCAACACAGTTACTCCGCGTCTCCGCATGCATCGGACCGGCTCACGCGGAGGCGCGGAGGCGCGGAGATGGGGAGCGCAGCGTTCGCAGAGGAAGATTTCATATCGCGTCACGCACACGCAGGCTTTGCCATGTTTCCATCAAGGTTCTCTGTGCCCTCGGCGTCTCAGCGGTGCGTTTTTGCAGTGAAGTCAATAATCCAGCATAGCCCGCGCAGGCGGGCTTTGCCTTGCATAGCCGAGGGCTTATGGTCTTTGAGTAATTATTCCGCCATAGCCCGCGCAGGCGGGCTTCGCCTTGGCTAGCCGAGGGCTTCAGTCCCACGGCTAGCGCGGGATAGCGGATTTATTTCTCAATCTCCATTAGCCCCACGGCACGCGGCGCATACCGGATGAAATGCTCAATGTGCGGGCGGGGACGCCCGCGCTCCCAGGTTGCACGTGGTGCGCTCATTCCGCTTTCGCCGCATGCGGGCGGGGACGCCTGCGCTCCCAGGACGTGCGTGGTGCGCTCATTCCGCCTTCGCCGCATGCGGGCGGGGACGCCTGCGCTCCCAGGACGTGCGTGGTGCGCTCATTGCGTGCGGGCGGGGACGCCCGCGCACCCAGGACGTGCGTGGTGCGCTCATTCTGCCTTCGCTGCGTGCGGGCGGGGACGCCCGCGCTCCCAGGTTGCACGTGGTTCGGTCATTCCGCCTTCGCCGCATGCGGGCGGGGACGCCCGCGCTCCCAGGTCGCACGTGGTTCGGTCATTCCGCCTTCGCTGCACACGGGCGGGGACGCCCGCGCACCCAGGACGTGCGTGGTGCGCTCATTCCGCCTTCGCCGCATGCGGGCGAGGACGCCCGCACTCCCAGGACGCACGTGGTTCAGTCATTCCGCATTCGCCGCACGCGGGCGAGGACGCCCGTGCACCCAGGTCGCACGTGGTTCGGTCATTCCGCTTTCTCCGCATGCGGGCGCGGATGCCCGCGCTCCCAGGTCGCACGGGGTTCGGTCATTCCGCCGTCTCCGCGTGCGGGCGCGGATGCCCGCGCTCCCAGGTCGCACGGGGTTCGGTCATTCCGCCGTCTCCGCGTGCGGGCGCGGACGCCCGCGCTCCCAGGTCGCACGGGGTTCGGTCATTCCGCCGTCTCCGCGTGCGGGCGCGGACGCCCGCGCTCCCAGCATCGGGTTCAACCTTTGCGAGAACTGTTATAGGACTGCCCGACAGCTCATGAGACCACTGAGGCAGCCTTTGCGACCCGATCCGGGTCGTTTACGCCGATAGACGTGCTCATGCTGACCACCGCGTAACGCGAACCCCAATGATGACCCTATCGGCTATCGGCTATTAGCTATCAGCTATCGGCTATCAGCTATCGGCTATCAGCTATCGGCTATCAGCTATCGGCTATCAGCTATCGGCTATCAGCTATCGGCTATCGGCTATCGGCTATCGGCCACCCCCCGGTACAGCGCATTTGCTTCGGCTTCGATGGCAGCCAGCGCCGATCTGCCAGCGTCATCGCTGATGGCTGTGCGCCCGGTGGCAATCCGATAGCGCAACGCAACCAGCATGGCCGTGCGACGCACACCCGGAGGTTCGGTTTTCGCGCGCGCCAGTTGCTGTTTCAGTTCTTCGATCAGCGCCGATCCCTTCCCATGTCCACCGAACGCGCTCCTTGCCGGCGGCGTATGTCCCGTCAGCAGCGCCGCAAGCGTCGCCGCCCCGATCTTCGACAGGTGTTGATTGCCATTGCCGCACTTCGGCGACTGAATGCACGCCGGGCATCCCTCGCTGCACGGACAGTCGATCAGCAACCGCCAGGTCTGCTCCCACCACTGCGCTGCCTGTTCGTATCCCACTTCTGCGATCCCCACACCGCCCGGTACGCCGTCATACACAAAGATCGTCGCTGCGCCGGTATCCGGGTGAACATCGATCGATAGCCCGCCAATATCACCACGGTCACATTGAGCAAAGAGCGGCAACAACCCGATTGCCGCGTGCTCCATTGCGTGCAGCGCATCGATCACTCCATCGCACACCTGCTCGACCTGCCGACAGATTGGATCGGGGACTGTCCACCATACCGCAATAGTGCGAAATGTTTGCGGCGGCATCGTCAGGTCATGCTCACCGAGCACTTCATCGGTGTAGTGCTGCTTGCGCCGGTAGCCAACCACGCGGCGCGTCACCTCGACAACGCCGAGAAAGAGGGTCG
Encoded here:
- a CDS encoding IS110-like element ISRfsp2 family transposase; translation: MASRESLFIGIDVSKQTLDVAFGADPHAPRETIPYTNEGVQLLVTRLQRLQPTLIVLEATGGLERMVFAQLLQAGVPTARVQPRRVRALAHAEGRQAKTDRLDARLLARFAERVRPPHHQATDEQRASLRDLLVRREQVIQMRTAEINRLTAAAPNLRPGIQQHIDWLDQEIRALEQERDNEAERTDEVRRKRELRDSVPGIGAITALNLLLRLPELGTINRKEAAAFVGVAPYANQSGAQHKPRHISGGRRDVRSVLYMATLAATRRRLVRRAFDQRLCQAGKPRKVAIVAAMRKLLTILGAILRQQKPWDPAVHTSAP